The Pseudomonadota bacterium genome includes the window ATAAAAATTGACCTTCCCTTTCTACTCATTTATCTCATCCCTGCTCATTTATCTTATGTTTCAAAACAATACCCAACTTAAAAAGCAGTACCTTCCTCCCTTTAATCTCCATCCTTGCACCTGTCTTAGGATTTCTCCCTTTCCTGGCACGTTTCTGTTTCACCCTGAACTTACCCAAACCAGAGATCATAACATCTTCATCCTTTGCCAATGTTTCTTTTACAATCTCAAAGAATTTATCTACTATATCATGGCATTGCGGTTTCGTAAGATCCAGTTTCTCATATACCTGTTCAACAATATCCATCTTCGCTATAGCTTTTTTCATTAATTCCTCTCTATATCTTTTTAACCATATCAAAACCCCTACTTCAATGATTAATACTGAATATTATTCATTATTTCAATGAGGTAGCCTTGCCATTGTTCCCAAATTGTCTATGGATGAATCTTTTTCTATGTTTCAGAATGGAATTCATTTTATGGTATATATATTCAAAATCATGTACAGGTCAGAACAGAATAAGAAATCCGGTAAGGTTATGCCAACAGCTATAAAAGCATTATCTGCTATCATTGTTTTCGGTATACCTTTAGTACCTGGAGTTATTGTAATAGCCGGTTATGGAGCATACAAGGCTTACAAGAAGATAAAACATCAGCACCCTAAGCGTGAGCTATGTGTATAAAAATCTATATTCGTT containing:
- a CDS encoding integration host factor subunit alpha, whose product is MKKAIAKMDIVEQVYEKLDLTKPQCHDIVDKFFEIVKETLAKDEDVMISGLGKFRVKQKRARKGRNPKTGARMEIKGRKVLLFKLGIVLKHKINEQG